Proteins from a genomic interval of Symmachiella macrocystis:
- a CDS encoding outer membrane protein assembly factor BamB family protein — protein MLRIMLAGLLFVGYLWTGLSTVVAGDWPTWRYDSQRSAAAPDTIPSELHLQWTLQRSPSAPAWPEDPRLQFDAGYEPIVVGNTLYVASARNDSLTAIAASTGAEKWKFFAGGPIRFAPVFTEGRLYFGADDGVFYCLDAETGTVVWQHNTAPTNRKVIGNGRLTSVWPMRGGPVLSDGKIQFTAGVWPFEGVMLYTLDLQNADATDEKPHLTSTVLADSAPQGYAVVAGDRLFLPCGRERVLARSLSTGKPIGMKYDSRGKTDFHAIAAGDWLFHGDKIFHVPDQLLATVEARRPVVADNTVYGVQGGNVVALDLADPQYTETKDRRGKLVKQLSLAKKWELSYADIVGKAEGDAAKWLADNPLTIHLKAGNRLYGFQAGQVFAIDLPTENSPANKTWSAAIEGTPTSMIAAADKLFVVTQEGKFYCFGAEKTEPRHHKPESVELASTDAATAEKVAALLKASPSDTGYALVMGVDDGRLIDELLLQSQLPVIAIDSDAAKIDAVRRKLDAAGVYGTRVSAHVGRPLEFGLPPYMASLITSEDAQSGDISDAASVIQKTFQILRPYGGAAYLATSDVEHEMLVHFVAALGLANAEVRRVGDLSSISREGSLPGAADWTHEYGDTANTLMSKDKLVKAPLGVLWFGGPAADGDLFYNRHYWGPSLTVIGGRMFLQGPSKLSAVDIYTGRVLWQMPLEDSDEIQPGRRGNDFEKVIAGFNFVAMEDGIYLVNEQVCRRYDPATGQVMSEFTLPKAEGQWGRFRVYEDLLIAEVFREVPGKGRLPVELQAIDRNSGEMFWKKTAKFSFPFVAINGGKLYCFDGMIQDLYLDWKRRGKIPEAGPDRDVVAMDVRTGNEIWRYTTDMIATWLSYSQENDVLMVSNNKGMIAYRGKDGKELWRKYAQGKGFAGHPENLWDRVILWKDQVIDQRGPGLAYNIATGESIQRKHPVTDEEIDWEFTKRGHHCNYAIANEHLLTFRAGDAGFCDVETGTTSRLTGFRSGCRNSLIPAGGVLNAPNMAHGCVCGYSIFTSLALVHVPDADLWTYGALKKPDVQPRQLAVNFGAPGDRVDETGMMWLDYPSVGGTSPDVKVKVTGDNPSYFRNHSAKITGTGLKWVAASGVEGAEEITIKLPGRAKQPRNYTVRLYFAEPDDISPGHRQFNVSLQDQRLLADLDVVKESGGSQRILVKEFKEIAITEELKISLTPGAGRPVLCGVAIGAEN, from the coding sequence ATGTTGCGGATCATGCTGGCGGGGCTGCTTTTTGTGGGATATTTGTGGACTGGCCTCTCAACGGTTGTTGCCGGGGATTGGCCAACATGGCGGTACGACAGTCAGCGGAGCGCTGCTGCGCCTGATACAATCCCGTCAGAGTTGCACCTGCAATGGACACTCCAACGCTCCCCGTCGGCACCCGCATGGCCCGAAGACCCGCGTTTGCAATTCGATGCGGGGTATGAACCGATCGTGGTTGGCAACACGTTGTATGTCGCCTCCGCGCGGAATGATTCGCTGACGGCAATCGCGGCATCGACCGGAGCTGAGAAATGGAAGTTTTTCGCCGGTGGCCCGATTCGATTTGCACCGGTGTTCACCGAAGGCCGCCTGTATTTCGGCGCGGATGACGGTGTGTTTTATTGCCTCGATGCTGAAACAGGTACCGTCGTTTGGCAACACAATACGGCTCCCACAAATCGCAAGGTGATTGGCAATGGCCGGTTGACATCGGTATGGCCCATGCGGGGCGGACCGGTTTTGAGCGATGGCAAAATCCAATTCACAGCCGGCGTCTGGCCGTTTGAAGGAGTGATGCTTTACACGCTCGATCTGCAAAACGCAGACGCCACGGATGAGAAGCCGCACCTGACAAGCACCGTGCTCGCGGATTCCGCACCGCAAGGCTATGCCGTCGTCGCCGGTGACCGACTGTTTTTGCCCTGTGGCCGTGAGAGGGTGCTGGCCCGTTCGCTCAGCACGGGAAAACCAATTGGGATGAAGTACGATTCCCGCGGCAAGACCGATTTTCATGCGATTGCAGCCGGTGACTGGTTGTTTCATGGCGACAAGATTTTTCACGTCCCAGATCAACTCTTAGCAACCGTCGAAGCACGGCGACCGGTGGTGGCGGACAATACGGTCTACGGCGTCCAAGGGGGGAACGTGGTTGCCCTGGACTTGGCGGATCCCCAATACACTGAGACCAAGGATCGTCGCGGCAAGCTGGTCAAACAGTTGTCCTTAGCCAAGAAATGGGAATTGTCCTACGCCGACATTGTGGGCAAAGCCGAGGGCGATGCAGCCAAATGGTTGGCGGACAACCCGCTGACGATCCACCTCAAGGCCGGCAATCGTTTGTATGGATTTCAGGCGGGACAAGTCTTCGCCATCGATTTGCCCACGGAGAATTCTCCGGCAAACAAAACATGGTCCGCCGCGATAGAGGGAACACCGACATCGATGATCGCGGCTGCTGACAAATTGTTTGTTGTGACGCAGGAGGGGAAATTCTATTGCTTCGGTGCGGAAAAAACCGAACCGCGACACCACAAACCAGAGAGTGTGGAGCTTGCATCAACGGATGCCGCCACTGCGGAAAAGGTTGCGGCATTACTCAAAGCGTCCCCATCGGATACGGGCTATGCCTTGGTTATGGGGGTTGACGACGGTCGCTTGATCGACGAGTTGCTACTTCAATCCCAGTTGCCGGTGATCGCCATTGATTCGGATGCTGCGAAAATCGATGCCGTCCGTCGCAAATTGGATGCGGCCGGTGTTTATGGCACGCGCGTCTCGGCGCATGTTGGCCGGCCGTTGGAGTTCGGATTGCCGCCCTACATGGCGTCGTTGATCACGTCCGAAGATGCGCAGTCGGGTGATATTTCTGATGCGGCAAGCGTGATTCAAAAGACGTTTCAAATCCTTCGCCCGTACGGCGGCGCGGCTTACTTGGCGACCTCAGATGTCGAGCACGAGATGCTCGTACATTTTGTCGCCGCTTTAGGATTAGCGAACGCCGAAGTCCGTCGTGTGGGGGATCTCTCCTCAATTTCCCGCGAGGGTTCGTTGCCCGGGGCAGCAGATTGGACGCACGAATATGGCGACACCGCCAATACGTTGATGTCCAAAGACAAACTGGTCAAAGCGCCGCTGGGTGTGTTGTGGTTTGGGGGACCGGCGGCTGATGGAGATTTGTTTTATAACCGCCACTATTGGGGGCCGAGTCTAACGGTGATCGGTGGGCGGATGTTTCTACAAGGTCCAAGCAAATTGTCGGCCGTCGATATCTATACCGGTCGCGTGTTGTGGCAAATGCCGCTCGAAGATAGCGACGAAATCCAACCCGGCCGTCGCGGTAATGATTTCGAGAAAGTCATTGCCGGTTTCAATTTCGTTGCGATGGAGGATGGAATCTATCTCGTCAATGAACAGGTCTGCCGTCGTTACGACCCCGCCACCGGCCAAGTGATGTCAGAATTCACATTGCCCAAAGCTGAGGGGCAATGGGGCCGGTTTCGCGTTTATGAGGATCTGCTGATCGCGGAAGTCTTTCGCGAAGTCCCCGGCAAAGGGCGGTTGCCGGTCGAGTTGCAAGCCATCGACCGGAATAGCGGAGAGATGTTCTGGAAGAAAACAGCCAAGTTTAGTTTCCCCTTCGTCGCCATCAACGGCGGCAAGTTGTATTGCTTTGATGGCATGATCCAAGATTTGTATCTCGACTGGAAACGCCGCGGCAAAATCCCCGAAGCTGGCCCCGACCGGGATGTCGTCGCCATGGATGTTCGCACCGGCAATGAAATCTGGCGGTACACGACCGACATGATCGCCACTTGGCTGAGTTATTCCCAGGAGAACGATGTGCTGATGGTCTCCAACAACAAGGGAATGATTGCCTATCGTGGCAAGGATGGTAAAGAACTGTGGCGGAAATATGCCCAAGGCAAAGGCTTTGCCGGCCATCCGGAAAACCTGTGGGACCGCGTGATTTTATGGAAGGATCAAGTGATCGACCAGCGCGGTCCCGGACTGGCTTACAACATCGCCACCGGCGAGTCGATACAGCGCAAACATCCGGTGACGGACGAGGAGATCGATTGGGAGTTCACGAAAAGAGGGCATCACTGCAATTATGCGATTGCCAACGAACATCTGTTGACGTTTCGCGCGGGGGACGCCGGTTTTTGTGATGTGGAGACTGGCACGACCTCGCGGCTGACCGGGTTTCGATCCGGGTGTCGCAACAGCCTGATCCCGGCCGGGGGTGTGTTGAATGCTCCCAACATGGCGCATGGTTGTGTGTGTGGGTATTCCATTTTCACCTCACTGGCGCTGGTACACGTTCCCGATGCCGATTTGTGGACCTACGGCGCATTGAAAAAACCGGACGTACAGCCACGGCAACTTGCGGTCAACTTCGGCGCCCCTGGAGATCGCGTTGATGAGACCGGGATGATGTGGTTGGATTATCCCAGCGTCGGCGGAACGTCTCCCGACGTTAAGGTCAAAGTCACCGGTGATAACCCGAGCTACTTTCGCAATCACTCCGCAAAAATTACCGGCACCGGTCTGAAATGGGTCGCCGCGTCGGGAGTCGAGGGAGCGGAGGAGATCACCATCAAGCTCCCCGGCCGCGCCAAGCAACCTCGCAACTACACGGTGCGACTCTATTTCGCCGAACCGGATGACATCTCGCCAGGACATCGCCAATTCAATGTGTCATTGCAGGATCAGCGACTCCTCGCCGACCTGGACGTGGTAAAAGAATCGGGCGGCTCGCAGCGGATCTTGGTGAAGGAGTTCAAAGAGATTGCGATCACCGAAGAACTAAAAATCTCACTCACCCCCGGAGCGGGACGACCAGTCTTGTGCGGCGTCGCGATTGGGGCGGAGAACTGA
- a CDS encoding sodium:solute symporter family transporter — protein MFAAPAPPHDGLSSYDYIAVAMYLLGTIGIALYFAKRQGSTEEFFLGGRNMPWFAVGLSIMATLMSTISYLAQPGELIKNGITMLVGTLAVPLNILVIFMLFVPFFMRLRLTSAYEFLELRFNYPARAMGAALFVFMRLGWMGVVVYTSSMALTAMTRGNIPQEYQSALIYFVIVGVGVFATVYTAVGGMRAVIWTDVVQFLVLFGGTLITLGYIAATTGTGPTHWWETASTVTESHASPPIFSWDIRVQRTMFWAVCMVFFWTICTHVSDQVVLQRYFSTKSLKAARNSYLLAAGADFVVLVLLALCGLALMSFYLEHPTFLPLDADTGEHVSVSSNFADKVFPYFIGHQLPPGVGGLILAALIAAAMSSIDSGVNSVSAVITTDFFARLNPEGAKKISELKLAKILTVTIGMISTGVACCVAYIVISHKINIFEVMQPAFNMFLGPLASLFVIGMFLPRCTARTTIPAVMLGTLVAIIWSYWKPIAGLSYWKLIYEEWDATAVINNAPTFTLSTTVPFLVAVISAGILGLLFESGSPHSGSDFTWFQIMKRDPDAPHVSTTET, from the coding sequence ATGTTCGCAGCCCCGGCACCTCCCCACGACGGTTTGAGTTCGTATGACTATATCGCCGTGGCGATGTATTTGCTGGGAACGATCGGCATCGCACTGTATTTTGCGAAACGACAAGGCTCGACGGAGGAGTTTTTCCTCGGCGGCCGGAACATGCCTTGGTTCGCTGTCGGCTTGAGCATCATGGCGACGTTGATGTCGACGATTTCGTACTTGGCGCAACCGGGAGAGCTGATCAAAAACGGCATCACGATGTTAGTCGGCACTCTGGCGGTGCCGCTCAATATCCTGGTGATCTTTATGCTGTTCGTGCCGTTCTTTATGCGATTACGTCTCACCAGTGCGTATGAATTTCTAGAATTGCGATTCAACTATCCCGCGCGTGCAATGGGAGCAGCGCTGTTTGTTTTCATGCGGCTGGGCTGGATGGGGGTGGTCGTTTATACCTCGTCGATGGCGTTGACGGCGATGACGCGGGGTAACATTCCCCAGGAATACCAAAGCGCGCTGATCTATTTTGTGATCGTCGGTGTGGGGGTCTTCGCGACCGTCTATACAGCTGTGGGCGGAATGCGGGCGGTGATTTGGACGGATGTGGTGCAGTTCTTAGTGCTATTTGGCGGCACGCTGATCACATTGGGCTACATCGCCGCGACCACAGGCACCGGGCCGACACATTGGTGGGAAACAGCTTCAACCGTAACGGAATCCCACGCAAGTCCACCGATTTTCAGTTGGGACATTCGAGTACAGCGGACCATGTTCTGGGCGGTTTGCATGGTCTTCTTCTGGACGATCTGTACGCACGTCTCGGACCAAGTTGTGTTACAGCGATATTTTTCAACCAAGTCGTTGAAGGCGGCCCGCAATAGTTATCTCTTGGCGGCGGGGGCGGATTTTGTCGTGTTGGTCCTGCTGGCACTTTGTGGTTTGGCGTTGATGTCGTTCTACTTGGAACACCCCACGTTCTTGCCGCTCGATGCCGATACGGGCGAACACGTTTCAGTGTCTTCAAATTTTGCGGATAAAGTCTTCCCCTACTTTATCGGCCATCAACTTCCTCCCGGCGTCGGCGGCTTGATATTGGCCGCTTTGATTGCCGCAGCTATGTCGAGCATTGATTCGGGAGTGAACTCAGTTTCCGCCGTCATCACCACCGACTTTTTCGCTCGATTGAATCCCGAAGGGGCAAAGAAAATCAGCGAATTGAAGTTGGCGAAAATCCTCACGGTGACCATCGGAATGATCTCGACCGGCGTCGCCTGTTGCGTGGCCTATATCGTGATCTCTCACAAAATTAATATCTTTGAAGTGATGCAACCCGCCTTCAATATGTTTTTGGGGCCGCTGGCGTCACTGTTTGTGATCGGCATGTTCCTGCCGCGGTGCACAGCCCGCACAACGATTCCGGCGGTTATGCTGGGAACCTTGGTCGCGATTATTTGGAGTTACTGGAAACCGATCGCCGGATTGAGTTATTGGAAGCTGATTTACGAGGAATGGGATGCGACCGCGGTCATTAATAATGCGCCGACATTCACATTGTCGACCACGGTTCCCTTTCTAGTCGCAGTGATTTCCGCAGGAATTCTTGGTCTGTTATTCGAATCCGGTTCGCCGCACTCCGGATCTGATTTCACCTGGTTTCAGATCATGAAACGGGATCCGGATGCTCCCCATGTTTCGACGACAGAAACGTAA
- the hisN gene encoding histidinol-phosphatase — protein MSEQPEISRRLEVALTVTQAAAELIMPHYQSADLAVESKGDESPVTVADKGAEKLIRERLFDVFPDDSVLGEEFDDVEGTSGFRWVLDPIDGTKSFIHGVPLFGTLAGLEYDGRLVAGICRFPALNEVVYASLGEGAWWQRRDQKPVAARVSDISDMSQALFCTTTITRWEQIGRTEAFHDLCIKSKLTRGWGDCYGHILVATGRAEVMIDPELSAWDCAALIPIMVEAGGDFVDWKGKRSMHSGNGLSVNAALKDEILAILK, from the coding sequence ATGAGTGAACAACCGGAGATTTCGCGGCGGCTGGAGGTCGCCTTAACGGTGACGCAGGCGGCTGCGGAGTTGATCATGCCGCACTACCAATCAGCCGATTTGGCGGTGGAGAGCAAAGGGGACGAAAGTCCTGTGACCGTGGCGGACAAAGGGGCGGAAAAACTCATTCGCGAACGACTCTTCGACGTCTTTCCTGACGATAGCGTGTTGGGAGAAGAATTTGACGATGTCGAGGGGACCAGCGGATTCCGTTGGGTCCTTGATCCGATCGACGGCACGAAATCGTTCATCCACGGCGTGCCGCTGTTTGGCACGTTGGCTGGTTTGGAATACGACGGCCGCTTAGTAGCGGGTATTTGCCGGTTTCCCGCTCTCAATGAAGTCGTCTACGCCTCGCTCGGAGAAGGTGCCTGGTGGCAACGTCGCGATCAGAAACCGGTCGCCGCCCGCGTCAGCGATATTTCGGATATGTCGCAGGCCCTGTTTTGCACTACGACCATCACACGTTGGGAACAAATCGGCCGCACCGAAGCGTTTCATGATCTCTGCATCAAATCAAAACTGACCCGCGGTTGGGGTGACTGTTACGGACATATTCTGGTCGCAACCGGGCGGGCCGAAGTCATGATTGATCCCGAATTGAGTGCTTGGGATTGCGCCGCCTTGATTCCAATCATGGTCGAAGCGGGGGGCGACTTCGTCGACTGGAAGGGCAAACGGTCAATGCATTCAGGAAATGGGTTGTCGGTGAATGCGGCTTTGAAAGATGAGATTTTGGCAATTTTGAAATAA
- a CDS encoding serine/threonine-protein kinase — protein MKEPHTHVGSAGDSLFDQIADEITDRFSRGETPDVEEFVARYPQWAEVIRQLFPALAALASPASTEFCDVAYPESTEKIIGDFRLIRQIGRGGMGIVYEAHQISLQRRVALKILPFAAVLDPRQLQRFKIEAQAAAGLHHPHIVPVHSVGTDRGVHYYAMQYVDGQDLATVLKQLRLSLVDGQIAEIPAVTRVKNPASTQEAANCEMILDPHASGTTFNTNEYEAEAASAARAGETMRIQCHTTQSLNDCHDRFRTIAELGIQAAEALDYAHQRGIIHRDIKPSNLLIDGEGVLWITDFGLAQMESEGSLTMTGDFIGTLQYMSPEQALGHRGLVDQRTDIYALGVTLYELLTCQPMLAMADKAVMLKKISEEDPPLPSSFDRKIPADLETIVLKATAKEPEARYASAVALAADLRHYLELRPILAKRPGVWDRLAKWSRRNHTLVSSLAAILLMAVVALSLSIFFVARAYQAESKQRKIAELQTRRGDDNLKHALQAVNEMLTEVASDEIVDVPQMATVRRELLQKAVGFLEQLLAHEEDDPAVQYETARAYVRITDIHEALGEFELAENTANRAIAMLKELIDAEPRNVVYRDTLTEVYGYLGLSYFQRRPTFIDDALATCKLRLDETQRLVQDFPDELRLRCRFAEVNTDMGNFHWEAQHHHEAEIYLRKAVRIWNDISSEYPDAADGPDEAHCRQWLGTMLLRTLRFDEAEPELLFANRVYEQLVQAQPDNTEIRGRLAQNRSYLGELYFQQGDYNRSGEFRRKATHLRELLAEEFPNVYEHKRRLAVCYQNLISTLGKEQQFDEARVQMEKQRALRQDILTRFPQLPGKPGGIGWGACDLATMMYETGHVALARQNFSQALQDFELEVEHFPQHFRAQHWLSWFLVRCPISDLRNPHRALPLAKQATLTRPASSDAWCVLGVAEYRCGHFEEAITSLNRAAELSDNDVSAVTQYVLAMIDWEQDRHDEAVRRFSETEALKSAALMNDPTLKWIHDEAAMHLGLTSNGE, from the coding sequence GTGAAGGAACCTCACACACACGTTGGCTCAGCAGGCGATTCGTTATTTGATCAGATTGCAGATGAAATTACTGACCGGTTCAGCCGGGGCGAAACGCCGGACGTCGAAGAATTCGTTGCCCGCTATCCGCAATGGGCAGAGGTCATCCGCCAACTGTTTCCGGCATTGGCCGCATTGGCCTCTCCTGCGTCAACCGAATTTTGCGACGTAGCTTATCCCGAATCGACCGAAAAGATCATCGGAGATTTTCGTCTGATCCGCCAAATTGGCCGCGGCGGCATGGGGATCGTTTACGAGGCTCATCAGATCTCTTTGCAGAGACGGGTGGCGCTCAAGATCCTACCATTTGCAGCGGTCCTCGACCCGCGTCAATTGCAACGATTCAAAATCGAAGCGCAGGCTGCCGCTGGATTGCATCATCCGCACATTGTGCCAGTCCATTCCGTAGGGACCGATCGCGGCGTGCACTATTATGCGATGCAATACGTCGACGGACAAGATTTGGCAACGGTCCTCAAGCAGTTGCGACTCTCCTTGGTCGATGGTCAAATCGCCGAGATTCCGGCAGTCACGCGTGTCAAAAATCCTGCTTCAACCCAGGAAGCTGCGAATTGCGAGATGATCCTCGATCCACACGCCAGTGGAACTACATTTAATACCAATGAATATGAAGCGGAGGCGGCATCGGCAGCGCGTGCGGGGGAGACTATGCGCATTCAATGTCATACGACGCAATCGCTGAATGATTGTCACGACCGATTTCGTACAATCGCTGAGTTGGGCATTCAGGCGGCCGAGGCATTAGATTATGCACACCAACGGGGAATCATCCATCGCGACATCAAACCGTCGAATCTGTTGATCGACGGAGAGGGAGTGCTTTGGATTACCGATTTCGGCTTGGCCCAAATGGAATCCGAAGGCAGCCTCACCATGACAGGCGACTTCATCGGGACGCTGCAATATATGAGTCCCGAACAGGCGCTGGGACATCGCGGCTTGGTCGACCAACGAACTGATATCTATGCGCTTGGGGTCACGCTCTATGAATTGCTGACCTGTCAGCCGATGCTTGCCATGGCTGATAAAGCCGTCATGCTCAAAAAAATCTCCGAGGAGGATCCGCCGCTGCCCAGCAGTTTCGATCGCAAGATTCCTGCTGACCTGGAGACGATCGTCCTCAAAGCAACCGCTAAAGAACCCGAGGCTCGGTATGCCTCAGCGGTGGCGTTGGCGGCTGATTTGCGACACTACCTGGAGCTACGACCGATTCTCGCAAAGCGACCGGGGGTTTGGGATCGCTTAGCCAAGTGGTCGCGACGGAATCATACGCTTGTCTCTTCTCTGGCTGCGATCTTGCTGATGGCGGTTGTCGCGCTATCCCTCAGCATATTTTTTGTGGCCCGTGCCTATCAAGCAGAATCAAAACAACGGAAAATCGCCGAGTTGCAAACACGTCGCGGTGACGACAATCTTAAGCATGCCCTACAAGCTGTCAACGAAATGCTGACCGAGGTCGCCTCGGATGAAATTGTTGACGTTCCACAAATGGCAACCGTCCGGCGGGAATTATTGCAAAAGGCTGTCGGTTTTTTGGAGCAATTATTGGCCCACGAGGAAGACGACCCTGCCGTTCAATACGAAACTGCAAGGGCCTATGTGCGAATTACAGATATTCACGAAGCATTGGGTGAATTCGAACTAGCCGAGAACACTGCCAACCGTGCGATTGCGATGCTCAAAGAGTTGATCGACGCAGAGCCGCGAAATGTTGTCTACCGTGACACGCTGACTGAAGTGTATGGATATCTGGGGTTATCCTATTTCCAACGTCGGCCAACATTCATAGACGATGCCCTGGCTACCTGTAAATTGCGGCTGGATGAAACTCAAAGGCTGGTGCAGGATTTCCCAGACGAACTTCGATTGCGTTGCCGTTTCGCGGAAGTTAATACCGACATGGGCAATTTTCACTGGGAAGCCCAGCATCACCATGAAGCAGAAATCTATTTGCGTAAGGCCGTGCGTATTTGGAACGATATAAGCTCTGAGTATCCCGACGCCGCCGATGGGCCGGACGAAGCACATTGTCGGCAATGGTTGGGAACGATGTTGTTGCGCACGTTACGCTTTGACGAAGCTGAACCGGAACTGCTATTTGCGAATCGTGTCTATGAACAATTGGTGCAAGCCCAACCCGATAACACGGAAATCCGCGGGCGACTCGCCCAGAATCGGTCCTATTTGGGGGAGCTCTATTTTCAACAAGGGGACTACAACCGCTCCGGTGAATTTCGGCGTAAAGCTACTCACTTGCGGGAATTGCTCGCCGAAGAATTCCCCAACGTCTACGAGCATAAGCGACGATTGGCGGTTTGCTATCAGAATCTGATCTCAACGCTTGGAAAGGAGCAGCAGTTTGATGAAGCCCGCGTGCAAATGGAAAAACAGCGAGCATTGCGCCAGGATATTTTGACGCGCTTTCCACAACTCCCCGGAAAACCGGGCGGAATCGGTTGGGGAGCGTGTGACCTGGCGACAATGATGTATGAAACAGGCCATGTCGCTCTTGCTCGACAAAATTTTTCTCAAGCCTTGCAAGACTTTGAACTGGAGGTGGAGCATTTTCCACAACATTTCAGAGCACAACATTGGTTATCGTGGTTTCTCGTGAGATGCCCGATCAGCGATCTTCGTAATCCGCATCGAGCGCTACCGCTTGCTAAGCAAGCCACACTGACGCGGCCTGCCAGCAGCGATGCATGGTGCGTATTAGGTGTGGCGGAATATCGCTGTGGCCATTTCGAAGAAGCCATTACCTCCTTGAATCGAGCAGCTGAACTGTCCGACAATGACGTCTCGGCCGTCACCCAATATGTGCTCGCCATGATCGACTGGGAACAAGATCGTCACGACGAAGCTGTTCGCCGGTTCTCTGAGACTGAAGCCCTCAAGTCCGCGGCGCTCATGAACGATCCGACTCTCAAGTGGATCCACGACGAAGCGGCCATGCACTTAGGCTTAACGTCCAACGGTGAATGA
- a CDS encoding lactate racemase domain-containing protein produces MNSPLPLLSADDVRQYIAENLRAADFADKRVLLIVPDATRTAPLPLLFDAVHSQLSSAAAKIDVLVALGTHPEMPQADIRRLLGISDADSNGRYADVELFNHEWDRPECLLSLGTLSEADTREISGGLLEEAVDVAINRRIADYDVLLVLGPVFPHEVVGFSGGNKYFFPGIGGAEILNFFHWLGALITNASIIGVKETPVRKVVDRAAAMIPVERRCLAFVVAPDASLYGMFYGTPESAWNAAADLSAQVHMRRVPKPFQTVLSCAPPMYDELWVAGKCMYKLEPVVADGGELIIYAPHMHEISITHGPLIEEVGYHVRDYFTAQAERFSHIPRGVLAHSTHVRGGGTFVDGVEHPRVQVTLASGIPQETCERINLGYRDPSTINVEDFANREHEGVLLVRKAGEMLYRLED; encoded by the coding sequence ATGAATTCACCGCTGCCGCTATTGTCCGCTGATGATGTTCGTCAGTACATCGCCGAGAACCTCCGTGCGGCTGATTTTGCCGACAAACGGGTGTTATTGATCGTTCCCGATGCAACACGGACCGCGCCGTTGCCGTTGCTTTTCGACGCCGTTCACAGCCAATTGTCGTCAGCTGCGGCAAAAATCGATGTGCTTGTGGCGTTGGGGACGCACCCGGAAATGCCGCAGGCCGATATTCGGCGGCTGTTGGGGATTTCCGATGCGGACAGCAACGGGCGATATGCCGACGTGGAGCTGTTCAATCACGAATGGGACCGGCCGGAATGTCTACTTTCGCTGGGAACATTGAGCGAAGCGGACACTCGCGAGATATCTGGGGGCCTTCTGGAAGAAGCGGTCGATGTCGCCATCAATCGCCGCATTGCCGACTACGACGTGCTGTTGGTGCTGGGACCGGTATTTCCGCATGAGGTCGTCGGGTTTTCGGGAGGGAACAAATACTTCTTTCCCGGGATTGGTGGCGCGGAGATATTGAATTTCTTCCACTGGCTCGGCGCGCTGATTACCAATGCTTCCATCATCGGCGTCAAAGAGACCCCCGTGCGGAAAGTCGTCGACCGGGCCGCGGCGATGATTCCAGTTGAAAGGCGTTGCTTGGCGTTTGTGGTGGCGCCCGATGCGAGTCTGTACGGCATGTTTTATGGGACTCCGGAATCGGCCTGGAACGCTGCGGCTGATTTGTCGGCGCAGGTGCATATGCGCCGCGTGCCGAAACCGTTCCAAACCGTGCTATCCTGCGCGCCGCCGATGTACGACGAATTGTGGGTCGCCGGGAAATGTATGTATAAGCTCGAACCGGTTGTGGCTGATGGCGGAGAGTTGATTATCTACGCGCCGCACATGCACGAGATTTCGATCACGCACGGTCCGTTGATCGAAGAAGTCGGCTACCATGTGCGGGATTATTTCACCGCACAGGCAGAACGATTCTCGCATATCCCCCGCGGCGTCTTGGCGCACTCCACACACGTGCGGGGCGGCGGGACATTTGTAGACGGAGTCGAACATCCGCGCGTACAAGTGACCTTGGCCAGTGGGATCCCACAAGAAACGTGCGAACGGATCAATCTGGGCTATCGCGATCCCAGTACGATCAACGTCGAGGATTTTGCGAATCGTGAACATGAGGGTGTGTTGTTGGTCCGTAAGGCGGGCGAGATGTTGTACCGGCTTGAGGATTAG